From Saprospiraceae bacterium, one genomic window encodes:
- a CDS encoding DEAD/DEAH box helicase family protein, whose protein sequence is MLLDNKTKTEDSDHYKVFDFIKNYTESGGLDLVTGFFSVNALALMKDDINQAEKFRLILGNLMQDEAQLNKVIDLLNGNTSISGTLSLSAAAQKAVEFLQQDKVLVKSIQRNFCHAKTYIYNDKDSRKNFHIIGSSNLTDAGLGIKESSNIELNTASTGDNNDYKELKKWFKHQWENVALEKIDLPDKTKVEVKQHIIELIKNLFKEYTPHDLYYKVLYELFKDDLMELSGDAEFKREIAHLEETIIYKTLFSYQQKGAISLIKMLQKFNGAILADAVGLGKTWTALAVMKYFEIKGYTVVLFCPKKLRNNWEQYQSHRGSRFEKDEIEYYVRNHTDFQDERLTNNYPDFPLSKLQRKQKLLLVIDESHNLRNDKSSRYKFFVDNVLLPEKTNRDVKVLHLSATPINNKLMDIRNQFKLMTKGQDNGFKNTDLEIDSLENIFRTAQKDFSEWSDLDDRKIADFIAKLPQKFEKLTDALIVARTRKLIEGEFGEMNFPKKDDPINEYITPENLGDLKSFDDILNALRVNLTAYRPSEYIKDLKVESVLENPKQREKFLVKMMYILLMKRLESSWFSFKSTVENILNHHINALDKVNLFIKNQTDSSLEDDFTEEEQEEIDETAAEIEAENDQPITLGKKNPIPLSSITNIDLFKKHLEADVTKLTNLKNSLVKYEAEFVAGKADDDKLNKLIEHITTKQKKSDNKKVLVFTVFKDTAKFLYDELKKKGFKNVAFVSGSISETFDGYSGDKFEPILERFAPFTKLYNEKDWSELYEKANLSEDYKEADKWKVPYEKWLELITKHDKATLKKIDNPIDVLIATDCLSEGQNLQDCDTVVNYDIHWNPVRLIQRMGRIDRIGSPNKTIKGINFWPGKNYEDYLRLKSRVENRMALMSVVGTELDDKMTPEFQRMVEENPLLPKQAQKMLEQLQVTWDDVEVSDETLGLNDLSLEQFRQELFEFFKKNEEFFKKIPNGVFTGFKFRPNTKWKTMPDSIVAVLGYPKRPDEKIDHVYDEIHLLHQSIDDGKSGKLVLNNNQEILTLLRNHKLEARYVPNNIDKGDQAVLDKLAAAVGTWVKSQTTPVAVNQIQDLFTGDVTPKKISPEQKKLEDKFKSENFDLINWFVISNK, encoded by the coding sequence AATTGACCTGCTTAACGGCAACACAAGTATAAGCGGGACACTTTCTTTGAGTGCAGCAGCTCAAAAAGCAGTTGAGTTTTTGCAACAAGACAAGGTTTTAGTAAAATCAATTCAACGGAATTTTTGCCACGCAAAAACTTATATCTACAACGACAAAGATTCAAGAAAGAACTTTCACATCATTGGCAGTTCAAACCTAACAGACGCAGGTCTTGGAATTAAAGAGAGCAGCAACATTGAATTAAACACAGCATCGACAGGCGACAACAACGACTATAAAGAATTAAAAAAATGGTTCAAACACCAATGGGAAAATGTTGCACTTGAAAAAATCGATTTACCTGACAAAACTAAAGTTGAAGTAAAGCAACACATCATTGAATTGATTAAAAACCTTTTCAAAGAATACACACCTCACGACCTTTACTACAAAGTTCTTTACGAACTTTTCAAGGATGATTTAATGGAACTTTCTGGTGATGCAGAGTTCAAACGTGAAATTGCACACTTAGAAGAAACCATCATTTACAAAACGCTTTTCTCCTACCAACAAAAAGGAGCAATTAGTTTGATTAAAATGCTTCAAAAATTCAATGGAGCAATTTTAGCTGATGCAGTTGGTTTAGGTAAAACTTGGACTGCATTGGCGGTAATGAAATATTTTGAAATTAAGGGCTACACCGTTGTTTTATTTTGTCCTAAAAAACTTCGTAACAACTGGGAGCAATATCAATCACACAGAGGTTCAAGATTTGAGAAAGACGAAATTGAATACTATGTAAGAAACCACACAGACTTTCAAGACGAAAGACTAACCAATAACTATCCAGACTTTCCACTTTCCAAATTGCAACGAAAACAAAAACTGCTTTTGGTAATTGATGAAAGTCACAATTTAAGAAACGATAAATCTTCCCGATATAAATTCTTTGTTGACAATGTTTTGTTGCCCGAAAAAACAAATCGTGATGTAAAGGTTTTACACCTTTCCGCAACACCAATCAACAACAAACTGATGGACATTCGTAATCAGTTTAAATTAATGACCAAAGGGCAAGACAACGGTTTTAAAAATACCGATTTAGAAATTGACAGCCTTGAAAACATTTTCAGAACAGCACAAAAAGACTTTAGCGAATGGTCTGACCTTGACGATAGAAAAATTGCAGACTTCATTGCTAAACTTCCACAAAAATTTGAGAAGCTCACTGATGCTTTAATTGTGGCAAGGACAAGAAAACTAATTGAAGGTGAATTCGGAGAAATGAATTTCCCGAAAAAAGACGACCCAATTAATGAATACATCACACCCGAAAACTTAGGCGACCTCAAATCATTTGATGATATTCTAAATGCTTTACGAGTAAACCTAACGGCTTATCGCCCTTCGGAATACATCAAAGATTTGAAAGTGGAAAGTGTTTTGGAAAACCCAAAACAACGTGAAAAATTCTTGGTAAAAATGATGTATATCCTTTTGATGAAACGCTTGGAATCGAGTTGGTTTTCATTCAAAAGCACCGTTGAAAATATTTTGAATCATCACATTAACGCATTAGACAAAGTAAATCTGTTTATCAAAAATCAAACAGACAGTTCATTAGAAGATGATTTTACAGAAGAAGAACAAGAAGAAATTGACGAGACAGCAGCAGAGATTGAAGCCGAAAACGACCAACCAATTACACTTGGAAAGAAAAATCCAATTCCGCTTTCTTCTATCACTAACATTGACCTTTTCAAAAAACATTTGGAAGCTGATGTAACCAAATTAACCAATCTCAAAAACAGCCTTGTAAAGTATGAAGCAGAGTTTGTTGCTGGAAAAGCCGATGATGATAAACTCAATAAACTGATTGAGCATATCACAACCAAACAAAAAAAATCGGACAATAAAAAAGTTTTGGTTTTCACTGTGTTCAAAGACACAGCAAAATTCCTTTACGATGAATTGAAGAAGAAAGGATTTAAAAATGTGGCTTTTGTTTCAGGTTCTATCAGCGAAACTTTTGACGGATATTCAGGCGACAAGTTTGAACCTATTTTGGAACGCTTTGCTCCTTTCACTAAACTATACAATGAAAAAGACTGGTCGGAACTTTATGAAAAAGCAAACCTTTCAGAAGATTACAAAGAAGCCGACAAATGGAAAGTGCCTTATGAAAAGTGGCTTGAACTAATTACCAAACACGATAAAGCAACACTAAAGAAAATTGATAACCCAATTGATGTATTGATTGCTACCGACTGTTTAAGTGAAGGACAAAACTTACAAGATTGCGACACGGTTGTAAACTATGATATTCACTGGAATCCAGTACGACTTATTCAGCGAATGGGACGTATTGACCGTATTGGCTCACCAAATAAAACTATAAAAGGAATCAATTTTTGGCCAGGCAAAAACTATGAAGATTACTTACGACTAAAATCGAGAGTAGAAAACCGAATGGCTTTGATGAGTGTAGTGGGAACCGAGCTGGACGACAAAATGACACCTGAGTTTCAACGAATGGTTGAAGAAAATCCATTGTTGCCAAAGCAAGCCCAAAAAATGCTGGAACAGTTACAAGTTACTTGGGATGATGTGGAAGTAAGTGACGAAACACTTGGATTGAATGACCTTTCATTGGAGCAGTTCAGACAAGAATTATTTGAGTTCTTCAAAAAGAACGAAGAGTTTTTCAAGAAAATACCAAACGGAGTTTTCACAGGTTTTAAATTCAGACCTAACACAAAATGGAAAACAATGCCTGACAGCATTGTGGCGGTTTTGGGTTATCCGAAAAGACCTGATGAAAAAATAGACCACGTTTACGATGAAATTCATCTATTACATCAAAGTATTGATGATGGTAAAAGCGGAAAGTTGGTATTAAATAACAATCAGGAAATTTTAACCTTGCTTCGGAATCACAAATTGGAAGCCCGTTATGTTCCCAATAATATTGACAAAGGAGACCAAGCTGTTTTAGATAAACTGGCTGCTGCTGTTGGCACTTGGGTAAAATCACAAACAACACCAGTTGCGGTAAACCAAATTCAGGATTTGTTTACTGGCGATGTAACACCCAAGAAAATATCACCCGAACAAAAGAAACTGGAAGATAAATTCAAGAGTGAGAATTTCGATTTAATCAATTGGTTTGTAATTTCTAATAAGTAA